In Microbacterium laevaniformans, a single window of DNA contains:
- a CDS encoding M18 family aminopeptidase: MPASAAVRAHADDLADFVAASPSSFHAAAEVARRLEDAGFTSLVEEEGWSLVPGGRYVVVRDGAVIAWVLPRGAGARTGIHVFGAHSDSPALKLKPKPTTGRFGWLQAGVEIYGGPLLNSWLDRELRLAGHLVLDDGSAVLTATGPLLRLPQLAIHLDREANDHLALNKQTQTQPVWGLGDAASADLLAELAAASGVDAGRIRGYDIVTADAARGAVFGKDDVFFASGRLDDLASVHAGVTALVAAPSDTAHIPMLAVFDHEEVGSATRSGAAGPFLSDVIERVQRGLGADRDEQLRALAASWCVSSDVGHSVHPNYPDKHDPVVQPVLGSGPILKINANQRYATDAAGAAAWHGWCDAAGVLSQEFVSNNAVPCGSTIGPITATRLGIRTVDVGIPILSMHSARELAGTADLVALTRAAEAFFSS; encoded by the coding sequence ATGCCCGCCTCCGCTGCCGTCCGTGCCCACGCCGACGACCTCGCCGACTTCGTCGCCGCGTCCCCTTCGAGCTTCCACGCGGCCGCGGAGGTCGCACGCCGCCTCGAGGATGCCGGATTCACCTCGCTCGTCGAGGAAGAGGGCTGGTCGCTCGTTCCGGGTGGGCGCTACGTCGTCGTGCGCGACGGCGCCGTCATCGCCTGGGTGCTGCCCCGCGGGGCAGGCGCGCGCACCGGCATCCACGTCTTCGGCGCGCACAGCGACTCCCCGGCGCTGAAGCTCAAGCCGAAGCCGACCACCGGTCGCTTCGGCTGGCTGCAGGCGGGAGTCGAGATCTACGGCGGCCCGCTGCTGAACTCCTGGCTCGATCGCGAGCTGCGCCTCGCCGGGCATCTGGTACTCGATGACGGCTCCGCCGTGTTGACCGCAACCGGGCCGTTGCTGCGTCTGCCGCAGCTCGCGATCCACCTCGACCGTGAGGCCAACGACCACCTCGCTCTGAACAAGCAGACCCAGACCCAGCCCGTCTGGGGGCTCGGTGATGCCGCGTCCGCCGACCTGCTCGCCGAGCTCGCCGCCGCCAGCGGCGTCGACGCCGGGCGCATCCGCGGCTATGACATCGTCACCGCCGATGCCGCCCGCGGGGCTGTCTTCGGCAAGGACGACGTCTTCTTCGCCAGCGGCCGTCTCGATGACCTCGCCTCGGTCCACGCCGGTGTCACCGCCCTCGTCGCCGCGCCGTCCGACACCGCGCACATCCCGATGCTCGCGGTCTTCGACCACGAGGAGGTCGGCTCGGCGACGCGCTCCGGCGCCGCCGGCCCGTTCCTGTCGGACGTGATCGAGCGGGTGCAGCGCGGGCTCGGGGCCGACCGGGATGAGCAGTTGCGGGCGCTCGCGGCATCCTGGTGCGTCTCCAGCGACGTCGGCCACTCCGTGCACCCGAACTATCCCGACAAGCACGACCCCGTCGTCCAGCCCGTCCTCGGCAGCGGTCCGATCCTGAAGATCAACGCGAATCAGCGCTACGCGACGGATGCCGCCGGCGCGGCCGCCTGGCACGGCTGGTGCGACGCGGCGGGGGTGCTCTCGCAGGAGTTCGTCTCGAACAACGCCGTGCCGTGCGGATCGACGATCGGCCCCATCACGGCGACGCGTCTGGGCATCCGCACCGTCGACGTCGGCATTCCCATCCTCTCGATGCACTCCGCCCGCGAACTCGCCGGCACGGCCGATCTGGTTGCGCTCACCCGCGCGGCGGAGGCGTTCTTCTCCTCCTGA
- a CDS encoding DUF3054 domain-containing protein, whose product MSRSASVLLSFVLDAALVVTFAAVGRASHDSDVWTGLAITAWPFLAALVLGWLIARAWRAPRAVARTGLPVWAVTLAGGMLLRVVSSQGIAVSFVIVAGIVLAVFLLGWRLIALLVQRALTRRRAA is encoded by the coding sequence ATGTCGCGATCCGCCTCCGTTCTCCTCTCCTTCGTCCTCGACGCCGCGCTGGTCGTGACTTTCGCGGCCGTCGGGCGGGCGAGCCACGATTCCGACGTGTGGACGGGGCTTGCGATCACGGCGTGGCCGTTCCTGGCGGCTCTGGTGCTCGGCTGGCTGATCGCGCGGGCCTGGAGGGCGCCGCGTGCGGTGGCGCGCACGGGTCTGCCGGTGTGGGCCGTCACCCTCGCCGGCGGCATGCTGCTGCGTGTGGTGTCGAGTCAGGGTATCGCCGTCTCCTTCGTCATCGTCGCGGGCATCGTGCTGGCGGTGTTCCTGCTGGGGTGGCGCCTGATCGCCCTGCTCGTGCAGCGCGCGCTGACGCGGCGCCGCGCGGCGTGA
- a CDS encoding NADPH-dependent F420 reductase → MSHGGLGQRVGMPARTPGVATDMTTVGIIGAGHIGSALAQGLVARGYEVVISNSRGPETLADLVARLGATARAATPAEAAEAADWAIVTVPLKAIDDIPAAALAGKIVLDTNNYYWERDGHIAALDDKQTTTTQMVQDHLAGAHVVKAFNHIPAAAILTDGAAAGTPGRRALAIASDHADAAALAIAVYDEFGFDTVDIGSVAESWRVERDQPAYVVRQDADELRANLARATR, encoded by the coding sequence CTGTCGCACGGCGGTCTCGGGCAGCGCGTGGGAATGCCGGCGCGGACACCGGGCGTTGCCACCGACATGACGACAGTAGGAATCATCGGAGCAGGACACATCGGCAGCGCACTCGCGCAGGGCCTCGTCGCCCGCGGCTACGAGGTGGTCATCAGCAACTCGCGAGGACCCGAGACCCTTGCGGACCTCGTCGCCCGGCTCGGTGCGACGGCGCGCGCAGCGACCCCCGCCGAAGCCGCGGAGGCGGCGGACTGGGCGATCGTCACCGTGCCGCTGAAGGCGATCGACGACATCCCGGCCGCCGCCTTGGCCGGCAAGATCGTCCTCGACACGAACAACTACTACTGGGAGCGCGACGGGCACATCGCCGCACTCGACGACAAGCAGACGACCACGACGCAGATGGTGCAGGACCACCTCGCCGGCGCGCACGTCGTGAAGGCGTTCAACCACATCCCCGCCGCCGCCATCCTCACCGACGGCGCCGCGGCCGGCACCCCGGGTCGCCGGGCTCTCGCCATCGCGAGCGACCATGCGGATGCCGCAGCCCTCGCGATCGCCGTCTACGACGAGTTCGGCTTCGACACGGTCGACATCGGATCGGTCGCCGAGAGCTGGCGCGTCGAGCGCGACCAGCCCGCGTACGTCGTCCGCCAGGACGCCGACGAGCTGCGCGCGAACCTGGCCCGCGCGACGCGCTGA
- a CDS encoding winged helix-turn-helix transcriptional regulator, with protein sequence MAVSLAEIRTQHDLVFTENCPTRTVLDHVMSKWGILVLLALSEGTARWGQLRRAVDGISEKMLASTLRTLEADGLVVRTAYPEVPPRVEYALTARGDELIQRVLPLMAWIADNADEIVAR encoded by the coding sequence ATGGCGGTAAGTCTCGCGGAAATCCGGACCCAGCACGACCTGGTCTTCACCGAGAACTGCCCCACGCGCACCGTGCTGGATCACGTGATGAGCAAGTGGGGCATCCTCGTGCTGCTGGCGCTCAGCGAGGGCACGGCCCGGTGGGGTCAGCTGCGGCGAGCGGTCGATGGCATCAGCGAGAAGATGCTCGCCTCGACGCTGCGCACCCTCGAGGCCGACGGGCTGGTCGTTCGTACCGCCTACCCCGAGGTGCCGCCGCGCGTCGAATATGCCCTCACTGCTCGCGGAGACGAGCTCATACAGCGAGTGCTGCCGCTGATGGCCTGGATCGCCGACAACGCGGACGAGATCGTCGCGCGCTGA
- a CDS encoding NAD(P)H-binding protein, whose amino-acid sequence MTILVTGASGHLGHLVVDALLSRGATASDIVAGARTLSAIDDLAARGVRTVHLDYNDPATITAALDGVDTVLLISGSEAGRRYAGHKNVIDAAVAAGISKFVYTSVSKATSFDWPLGSEHKATEEALAASGLPTVILRNDWYTENYAGDVQRAAASGVIAASVAEGRVAPAARADYAEAAAVVLLEDGHIGRIYELAGDASLGYADLAAAAGEALGRDVAYVPVSREDFVAALQGSGLDAGTAEFVASMEDGIRGGVLADTDGTLSRLIGRPTTPVVDTFRAALAG is encoded by the coding sequence ATGACCATCCTCGTCACCGGTGCCAGCGGGCACCTCGGCCACCTCGTCGTCGACGCACTGCTGTCTCGCGGCGCCACGGCATCCGACATCGTCGCCGGCGCGCGCACCCTCTCCGCGATCGACGACCTCGCCGCACGCGGCGTGCGCACCGTGCACCTGGACTACAACGACCCCGCCACGATCACGGCGGCTCTCGACGGCGTCGACACCGTGCTGCTGATCTCCGGATCGGAGGCAGGCCGCCGCTACGCCGGTCACAAGAACGTCATCGACGCGGCGGTCGCCGCCGGCATCTCGAAGTTCGTCTACACGAGCGTGTCGAAGGCCACGAGCTTCGACTGGCCGCTGGGCTCCGAGCACAAGGCCACCGAGGAGGCACTCGCCGCGAGCGGGCTGCCCACCGTCATCCTGCGCAACGACTGGTACACCGAGAACTACGCCGGCGACGTGCAGCGTGCTGCCGCGTCCGGGGTCATCGCGGCCTCGGTCGCCGAGGGCCGGGTCGCCCCCGCCGCCCGCGCCGACTACGCCGAAGCCGCCGCGGTCGTGCTCCTGGAAGACGGACACATCGGTCGGATCTACGAGCTCGCCGGCGATGCGAGCCTCGGCTACGCCGACCTCGCTGCCGCCGCGGGCGAGGCCCTCGGGCGGGACGTCGCCTATGTGCCGGTCTCGCGTGAGGACTTCGTCGCCGCGCTGCAGGGCTCGGGTCTCGACGCCGGGACCGCCGAGTTCGTGGCCAGCATGGAGGACGGCATCCGCGGCGGTGTCCTCGCCGACACCGACGGCACGCTGTCGCGCCTCATCGGCCGCCCGACGACCCCGGTCGTCGACACGTTCCGCGCCGCGCTGGCGGGCTGA
- a CDS encoding dihydrolipoyl dehydrogenase family protein: protein MESAEYDLIVIGAGPVGENVADRAVQGGLTVAIVESELVGGECSYWACMPSKVLLRAGAARADAADAPGALSAAPSGPVDVAAVLRRRDEIVHDWNDSGQVEWLDGAGIALVRGHGRLSAQREVTVRQDGTDAVVLRARHAVAVCTGSAALLPDIPGLAEVDPWTSREATGAQQVPASLVILGGGVVACEMATAYASFGCAVTVLARSGLLRGMEPFAGDAVTADLRSAGVEVRTGAEVEAVSRDAGTGTVTVTLADGAVTASEILVATGRVPRTGDVGLETAGLEPGSWLDVDDTMRVHGSDWLYAVGDVNHRALLTHQGKYQARAAGDVIAARARGAAVDDQPWGTHVATADHVAVPRVVFTSPEVAAVGMTAAQAQKEGLAVRVVDYDLANIAGASTRAAHYRGQARAVVDTDGDVLVGATFVGADTAELLQAATIAIVGEVPLARLWHAVPAYPTLSEVWLRWLEAIGRPV, encoded by the coding sequence ATGGAATCCGCAGAGTACGACCTCATCGTGATCGGTGCCGGGCCGGTGGGCGAGAACGTCGCCGACCGTGCCGTGCAGGGAGGGCTGACGGTCGCGATCGTCGAGTCCGAGCTCGTGGGGGGTGAGTGCAGCTATTGGGCGTGCATGCCGTCCAAGGTGCTGCTGCGGGCGGGCGCGGCCCGCGCCGACGCCGCTGATGCCCCGGGCGCCCTGTCCGCTGCGCCGTCGGGACCCGTCGACGTGGCGGCCGTGCTTCGCCGGCGCGACGAGATCGTGCATGACTGGAACGACTCCGGTCAGGTAGAGTGGCTCGACGGCGCCGGCATCGCTCTCGTTCGCGGCCACGGGCGCCTGAGCGCGCAGCGCGAGGTCACGGTGCGCCAGGACGGGACGGATGCCGTCGTCCTGCGCGCCCGCCACGCCGTCGCCGTCTGCACCGGATCGGCGGCGCTGCTGCCGGACATTCCCGGGCTTGCCGAGGTCGATCCGTGGACCTCGCGCGAAGCGACGGGCGCACAGCAGGTGCCCGCGTCGCTGGTCATCCTCGGCGGCGGCGTCGTCGCCTGTGAGATGGCGACCGCCTACGCGTCGTTCGGCTGCGCCGTCACCGTCCTCGCCCGCTCCGGCCTGCTGAGGGGGATGGAGCCCTTCGCCGGCGATGCCGTAACCGCAGATCTGCGCTCGGCCGGTGTCGAGGTGCGCACCGGCGCCGAGGTCGAGGCGGTGTCGCGGGATGCCGGCACCGGCACCGTCACGGTGACGCTCGCAGACGGAGCGGTCACGGCATCCGAGATCCTCGTCGCGACCGGACGCGTGCCGCGGACGGGCGACGTCGGGCTGGAGACCGCAGGCCTCGAGCCCGGCTCGTGGCTCGACGTCGACGACACGATGCGAGTCCACGGCAGCGACTGGCTGTACGCCGTCGGCGACGTCAACCACCGGGCACTGCTGACCCATCAGGGCAAGTACCAGGCGCGGGCGGCCGGTGACGTCATCGCGGCACGGGCGCGGGGGGCCGCGGTCGACGACCAGCCGTGGGGGACGCACGTCGCGACGGCCGATCATGTCGCCGTCCCCCGGGTGGTGTTCACCTCGCCCGAGGTCGCCGCCGTCGGTATGACGGCCGCGCAGGCGCAGAAGGAGGGGCTCGCGGTGCGGGTCGTGGACTACGACCTCGCGAACATCGCGGGAGCGAGTACCCGCGCCGCCCACTATCGCGGGCAGGCGCGGGCGGTGGTCGACACCGACGGCGACGTGCTCGTGGGCGCGACCTTCGTCGGGGCCGACACGGCGGAGCTTCTGCAGGCCGCCACGATCGCGATCGTCGGCGAGGTGCCGCTGGCTCGGCTGTGGCATGCCGTGCCGGCCTACCCCACCCTCAGCGAGGTGTGGCTGCGGTGGCTCGAGGCGATCGGGCGCCCGGTCTGA
- a CDS encoding ABC transporter ATP-binding protein, whose amino-acid sequence MAIEFRSVTKRFADGTTAVDEFSLVLPAHKTTVFVGSSGCGKTTLLRMINRLIEPTSGEITIDGEPIRDRNPVQLRRGIGYVLQNAGLLPHFSVVDNVATVPILNGTPKKQARERALELLDIVGLDRSLADRYPRQLSGGQQQRVGVARGLAADPNILLMDEPFGAVDPIVRKELQAETIRLQRDLDKTVVFVTHDIDEAFLLGDQVVILEKGAHIAQVGTPDEIIAAPASEFVAEFVGVERGSRALTAKKTAHGTVLVDAAGRAQGVLVDGAP is encoded by the coding sequence ATGGCGATCGAGTTCCGCTCCGTCACGAAGCGCTTCGCTGACGGCACCACCGCTGTGGACGAGTTCAGCCTCGTCCTCCCCGCCCACAAGACCACCGTGTTCGTGGGCTCCTCGGGCTGCGGCAAGACGACGCTGCTGCGGATGATCAATCGGCTCATCGAGCCGACCAGCGGCGAGATCACGATCGACGGAGAGCCGATCCGCGATCGGAATCCCGTTCAGTTGCGCCGCGGCATCGGCTATGTGCTGCAGAACGCGGGACTGCTTCCGCATTTCAGCGTCGTCGACAACGTCGCCACGGTTCCGATCCTCAACGGCACGCCGAAGAAGCAGGCGCGAGAGCGTGCGCTCGAGCTGCTGGACATCGTCGGGCTCGATCGGTCTCTGGCCGATCGCTACCCCCGTCAGCTCTCCGGCGGACAGCAGCAACGCGTCGGCGTCGCCCGCGGTCTCGCCGCCGACCCCAACATCCTGCTGATGGACGAGCCGTTCGGCGCCGTCGACCCGATCGTGCGCAAGGAACTGCAGGCCGAGACCATCCGCCTGCAGCGCGACCTCGACAAGACGGTCGTCTTCGTGACGCACGACATCGACGAGGCCTTCCTGCTGGGCGACCAGGTCGTCATCCTCGAAAAGGGCGCCCACATCGCCCAGGTCGGCACCCCCGACGAGATCATCGCCGCGCCTGCCAGCGAGTTCGTCGCCGAATTCGTCGGCGTCGAGCGGGGCTCACGCGCCCTCACCGCGAAGAAGACCGCGCACGGCACCGTGCTCGTGGATGCCGCGGGCCGCGCACAGGGCGTGCTGGTCGACGGAGCGCCATGA
- a CDS encoding ABC transporter permease yields MNWVVNNLDLIGGLTLAHLRQSAIAIVAAFVIALPLGWVAWRYTALRGSVLTTIGLLYTIPSLGLFALLWAVFGIPYLSENNLNIALTVYGVAIMTRSVTDGLDSVDAATREAAIAVGYGPWRRFWTVDLPLAGPVLLAGLRVTATSTIALATVGILIGVENLGYLFTNGLQRRIIPEVLAGVVIVVLIALLFDLMLVLAGRLLMPWAPHRDGSRAERRALRRFASEGVA; encoded by the coding sequence ATGAACTGGGTCGTCAACAACCTCGATCTGATCGGCGGGCTGACCCTCGCGCATCTGCGCCAGAGCGCGATCGCGATCGTCGCGGCCTTCGTCATCGCGCTTCCCCTCGGCTGGGTCGCGTGGCGCTACACGGCCTTGCGGGGCTCGGTGCTCACCACGATCGGCCTGCTGTACACGATCCCTTCGCTGGGGCTGTTCGCGCTGCTGTGGGCGGTCTTCGGCATCCCCTACCTGTCGGAGAACAACCTCAACATCGCGCTGACCGTCTACGGCGTCGCGATCATGACACGCTCCGTCACCGATGGCCTCGACTCCGTCGACGCCGCCACCCGCGAGGCCGCCATCGCGGTCGGCTACGGGCCCTGGCGACGGTTCTGGACCGTCGACCTGCCGCTGGCGGGACCGGTACTGCTCGCGGGTCTGCGCGTCACCGCCACCTCCACGATCGCGCTGGCGACGGTCGGCATCCTCATCGGCGTCGAGAACCTCGGGTACCTGTTCACCAACGGCCTGCAGCGGCGGATCATCCCCGAAGTGCTCGCGGGCGTGGTGATCGTCGTGCTGATCGCCCTCCTCTTCGACCTGATGCTCGTCCTGGCGGGCCGCCTGCTCATGCCCTGGGCGCCCCACCGCGACGGCAGTCGGGCCGAGCGTCGCGCGTTGCGGCGCTTCGCGTCGGAGGGGGTCGCATGA
- a CDS encoding ABC transporter permease — MNLFVDAFAWIFSPDRLTGSLPLPEAIAQHLAFTFGSVLLAALIAVPAGWAIGHTGRGREFAVALSGAARAIPTLGLVVLLYLLVGVVYKSQAAVVAFVILAIPSILAGAYAGFEAIDRSTISAARAVGMTGRQILWKVEVPLGLPLLIGGIRSATLQVVATVTIATYVGLGGLGFYIIQGIQLRDTAQILGASLLVVALALVLDGVFALLQRIVVPPGVAGRSARPRAATRAATAS, encoded by the coding sequence ATGAACCTCTTCGTCGACGCCTTCGCGTGGATCTTCTCCCCCGACCGCCTCACCGGCTCGCTCCCCCTGCCCGAGGCGATCGCTCAGCATCTCGCGTTCACCTTCGGCTCGGTGCTCCTCGCCGCGCTCATCGCCGTGCCGGCCGGCTGGGCGATCGGCCACACCGGACGCGGACGGGAGTTCGCCGTCGCCCTGTCCGGAGCGGCGCGCGCGATCCCGACGCTCGGTCTGGTCGTGCTGCTGTATCTGCTGGTGGGCGTCGTCTACAAGAGCCAGGCCGCCGTCGTGGCCTTCGTCATCCTGGCGATCCCCTCCATCCTCGCCGGCGCCTACGCGGGCTTCGAAGCGATCGACCGCTCCACGATCTCCGCGGCGCGCGCGGTCGGCATGACCGGCCGCCAGATCCTGTGGAAGGTCGAGGTCCCGCTCGGGCTGCCGCTGCTGATCGGTGGCATCCGTTCCGCGACCCTCCAGGTCGTCGCCACCGTGACGATCGCCACCTACGTGGGCCTCGGGGGGCTCGGCTTCTACATCATCCAGGGCATCCAGCTGCGCGACACCGCGCAGATCCTCGGCGCCTCGCTCCTCGTCGTCGCGCTCGCGCTCGTGCTCGACGGCGTCTTCGCGCTGCTGCAGCGCATCGTCGTGCCCCCCGGGGTCGCCGGGCGCTCCGCCCGGCCGCGGGCGGCGACCCGGGCTGCCACGGCATCCTGA
- a CDS encoding ABC transporter substrate-binding protein yields the protein MSALRTSLVGARLALAATALTVTALALTGCGSSSSLEQPAATGGATGSSETITIGSQAYYSNEIIAEIYAQALEGAGFTVDRKFNIGQRDAIVPSLQNGTISLTPEYTGNLLQYFDKSTTATTTEDVYAALKKALPEGLSVLDQASATDQDSYNVTAAFAAQHNLKSIADLANVPNLVLGGAPELEQRPYGPTGLKDIYGVTVSFSATADTTVDELVAGGIQLADVYSADPSIKTKNLVTLEDPKGLFLASHVVPLVNSSFPADAADVINAVDAKLTPEGLIALNVESKVDQKSTKDIAASWLKANGLG from the coding sequence ATGTCCGCACTGCGCACCTCCCTCGTCGGAGCGCGCCTGGCCCTGGCGGCCACGGCGCTCACCGTCACCGCCCTCGCCCTCACCGGCTGCGGCTCCAGCAGCTCACTCGAGCAGCCCGCCGCCACCGGCGGTGCGACCGGCTCGTCCGAGACCATCACGATCGGCTCCCAGGCGTACTACTCGAACGAGATCATCGCCGAGATCTACGCTCAGGCACTCGAAGGCGCCGGCTTCACGGTGGACCGTAAGTTCAACATCGGCCAGCGCGACGCGATCGTGCCGTCGCTGCAGAACGGCACCATCTCGCTGACCCCGGAATACACCGGCAACCTTCTGCAGTACTTCGACAAGAGCACCACCGCGACGACCACCGAGGACGTGTACGCGGCCCTCAAGAAGGCACTCCCCGAAGGACTGAGCGTGCTCGACCAGGCGTCGGCGACCGACCAGGACTCGTACAACGTGACGGCGGCGTTCGCGGCGCAGCACAACCTCAAGAGCATCGCCGATCTCGCGAACGTGCCCAACCTCGTGCTCGGTGGCGCGCCCGAGCTCGAGCAGCGCCCGTACGGCCCCACCGGGCTGAAGGACATCTACGGCGTCACGGTGAGCTTCAGCGCCACGGCCGACACGACCGTCGACGAGCTCGTCGCGGGCGGCATCCAGCTGGCCGACGTCTACAGCGCCGACCCGAGCATCAAGACGAAGAACCTCGTCACGCTCGAGGACCCGAAGGGACTCTTCCTCGCGTCGCACGTCGTGCCGCTCGTGAACAGCTCCTTCCCCGCCGACGCGGCCGATGTGATCAACGCGGTCGACGCGAAGCTCACCCCCGAGGGCCTGATCGCGCTGAACGTCGAGTCCAAGGTCGACCAGAAGTCGACCAAGGACATCGCGGCTTCCTGGCTGAAGGCCAACGGCCTGGGCTGA
- a CDS encoding LLM class flavin-dependent oxidoreductase, translating into MSRLQHFGWFLARGFGPHGWGHPYLDWNWQWTRPELYQQSARELERAGFEFVLIEDAPSLGSPDTIDLRVRHAFGGPKLDPLLLAPCLFQATTRLGVIPTVNPAAYLPYTAARQFATLQHLSDDRLGLNVVTDTGSARHFGDAPQLSHDAAYDRAEEWLDGIRALWNSWGEGALVRDTATGVYADGTKLRSVRHRGEYFAFDGPLNAVPFERGEPVIASPGGSGRGLGFAGANSDVQLALAPLTEQSVRAYRAKIHAAAIERGRSPSDITIMFAIQPVIVSSPEEADRVVAASAHPDDAVLRVIAQRQSSDLETDLTVLDLDAPLPEGLFAEHVSQGSIRRLIGDRDAATAPLRAHLTALARAGRISDRTGFVGTAEEFADMIEELGEWGNDGVLLWGDLHPVTIHRTLDDLVPVLRRRGILRDELSDGGLRASLRSF; encoded by the coding sequence GTGAGCCGTCTCCAGCACTTCGGATGGTTCCTCGCGCGCGGCTTCGGCCCGCACGGCTGGGGCCATCCGTACCTGGACTGGAACTGGCAGTGGACGCGTCCCGAGCTCTATCAGCAGTCGGCGCGAGAGCTGGAGCGTGCCGGTTTCGAGTTCGTGCTGATCGAGGACGCCCCGTCGCTCGGTTCGCCCGACACCATCGACCTGCGGGTGCGGCACGCCTTCGGCGGTCCGAAGCTCGACCCGCTGCTGCTGGCCCCGTGCCTCTTCCAAGCGACGACCCGCCTGGGTGTGATCCCGACGGTCAACCCGGCCGCGTACCTTCCCTACACGGCCGCCCGCCAGTTCGCGACGCTGCAGCATCTGAGCGACGACCGGCTCGGATTGAACGTCGTGACCGACACTGGAAGCGCCCGCCATTTCGGCGACGCCCCGCAGCTGAGCCACGACGCCGCCTACGACCGCGCGGAGGAATGGCTTGACGGGATCCGCGCGCTCTGGAACTCCTGGGGAGAGGGCGCACTCGTGCGCGACACCGCGACCGGCGTCTACGCCGACGGCACCAAGCTGCGTTCGGTACGCCACCGCGGCGAGTACTTCGCTTTCGACGGTCCGCTCAACGCCGTGCCGTTCGAGCGCGGCGAACCCGTCATCGCCTCACCCGGCGGTTCGGGGCGGGGTCTCGGCTTCGCGGGCGCGAACTCCGACGTCCAGCTCGCCCTGGCGCCTCTCACCGAACAGAGCGTGCGCGCCTACCGGGCCAAGATCCACGCCGCCGCGATCGAGCGCGGGCGCTCACCCTCGGACATCACGATCATGTTCGCGATCCAGCCGGTCATCGTCTCCTCGCCGGAGGAAGCCGACCGCGTCGTGGCGGCGTCGGCCCACCCCGACGATGCGGTGTTGCGCGTGATCGCGCAACGGCAGTCCAGCGACCTGGAGACCGACCTCACCGTGCTCGATCTGGACGCCCCGCTGCCGGAGGGACTGTTCGCCGAGCATGTCTCGCAGGGCTCGATCCGCCGGCTGATCGGAGATCGGGATGCCGCGACGGCGCCCCTTCGCGCCCACTTGACCGCCCTCGCGCGAGCCGGGCGCATCTCGGATCGCACCGGCTTCGTCGGAACCGCCGAAGAGTTCGCCGACATGATCGAGGAACTCGGCGAGTGGGGCAACGACGGCGTGCTGCTGTGGGGCGACCTGCACCCGGTCACGATCCACCGCACTCTCGACGATCTCGTTCCGGTGCTTCGTCGCCGCGGCATCCTGCGCGACGAGCTGTCGGACGGCGGCCTGCGCGCGAGTCTGCGCTCGTTCTGA